One genomic segment of Heliomicrobium undosum includes these proteins:
- the ilvB gene encoding biosynthetic-type acetolactate synthase large subunit: MKMTGAQAIVTSLEKEGVELIFGYPGGQVLPLYDALYDCKLRHVLTRHEQGAAHAADGYARATGKVGVCFATSGPGATNLITGIATAYMDSVPMVCITGQVPLSVIGKDSFQEADITGITAPITKHNYLVKNAKDLPRVIKEAFYIARTGRPGPVVIDVPKCLMTTTIDFEYPETVQLRGYKPQAEGKPAEVEAVAQALAEAKKPLFFVGGGVINAEAAPLLRRVVETHRIPVIGSLMGLGAIPVTDPLFLGMVGMHGTVAANRAVMECDLLVGIGVRFDDRVTGLLARFAANARIAHFDIDRAEVNKNVVADLAVVGDLRWSLAALESAMADLGGEGGRRWEDWRLQVTRWSEEAPLSYQKSDDVIKPQSVIEEIDRQTKSEAVIVTDVGQHQMWAAQYCRFQRPRSFITSGGLGTMGYGLPAAIGAQMGQPNEPVVLISGDGSFLMNCQELATAVEHQLPLKVAILNNNVLGMVRQWQKLFFNQRYSYTRFANGGTDYVRLAEAFGATGLRAETPEELPEVIAKALATEGPVVMDIRVCADENVLPMVPAGAPLDQMINGEVK, encoded by the coding sequence ATGAAGATGACCGGAGCGCAAGCCATCGTCACCAGTCTTGAGAAGGAAGGGGTGGAACTGATTTTCGGGTATCCGGGCGGGCAGGTGCTTCCGCTCTATGATGCCCTCTATGACTGCAAACTCCGGCATGTTCTGACCCGGCACGAACAGGGCGCCGCCCATGCCGCTGACGGGTATGCCCGGGCTACGGGGAAGGTGGGCGTCTGTTTCGCCACTTCGGGGCCGGGGGCGACGAACCTGATCACCGGCATCGCCACCGCCTATATGGATTCTGTGCCTATGGTCTGCATCACTGGCCAGGTTCCCCTTTCCGTCATCGGCAAGGACTCCTTTCAGGAGGCGGACATCACCGGGATCACGGCCCCGATCACCAAGCACAACTACCTGGTCAAGAACGCCAAAGACCTGCCCCGGGTGATCAAGGAGGCCTTCTACATCGCCCGGACGGGCCGTCCGGGACCGGTCGTCATCGATGTGCCCAAGTGCCTGATGACGACGACGATCGATTTTGAGTACCCCGAGACGGTCCAACTGCGCGGCTACAAACCGCAGGCGGAAGGCAAGCCCGCAGAGGTGGAGGCGGTTGCGCAGGCGCTGGCCGAGGCGAAAAAGCCCCTCTTTTTCGTCGGCGGCGGTGTCATCAACGCCGAAGCGGCGCCGCTGTTGCGGCGGGTCGTGGAGACACACCGGATCCCCGTGATCGGTTCCCTGATGGGACTGGGGGCTATCCCCGTTACCGACCCCTTGTTCCTGGGCATGGTGGGGATGCACGGCACCGTGGCGGCCAACCGGGCTGTCATGGAATGCGACCTCCTCGTCGGCATCGGCGTTCGCTTCGATGACCGGGTGACGGGCCTGCTGGCGCGGTTCGCCGCCAATGCGCGCATCGCCCACTTTGACATCGACCGGGCGGAAGTGAACAAAAACGTTGTCGCTGATCTGGCCGTCGTGGGGGACCTGCGCTGGAGCCTGGCCGCGCTGGAAAGCGCCATGGCCGATCTGGGCGGCGAAGGCGGAAGACGATGGGAGGACTGGCGCCTTCAGGTGACCCGCTGGAGCGAAGAAGCGCCCCTGAGCTACCAGAAGAGCGACGACGTGATCAAACCGCAGTCGGTGATCGAGGAAATCGACCGCCAGACGAAGAGTGAGGCCGTCATCGTCACCGACGTAGGCCAGCACCAGATGTGGGCGGCCCAGTACTGCCGCTTCCAGCGGCCGCGCTCCTTTATCACCTCCGGTGGACTGGGCACGATGGGCTACGGCCTGCCGGCGGCCATCGGCGCTCAGATGGGGCAACCGAATGAACCGGTGGTGCTGATCAGCGGCGACGGTTCCTTCCTGATGAACTGTCAGGAACTGGCCACTGCTGTAGAGCACCAGTTGCCGCTCAAGGTGGCCATTCTCAACAACAACGTCCTCGGCATGGTGCGCCAGTGGCAGAAGCTGTTCTTCAACCAGCGCTACTCTTACACCCGTTTTGCCAACGGCGGCACCGATTATGTGCGACTGGCTGAGGCCTTCGGCGCCACGGGGCTGCGGGCCGAGACGCCGGAAGAATTGCCGGAAGTCATCGCCAAAGCGCTGGCGACGGAAGGTCCGGTCGTTATGGATATCCGCGTCTGCGCCGATGAGAACGTGCTGCCCATGGTCCCGGCCGGCGCGCCCTTGGACCAGATGATCAACGGGGAGGTAAAGTGA
- the ilvN gene encoding acetolactate synthase small subunit, whose translation MRHTIAVLVENRPGVLVHIAGLIARRAFNIESITAGYTEEADVTRITIVVEGDNRNLEQVVNQLSKLVDVIKIVELTAEPLIERELALIKVKARPETRSDIVDIVEIFRAKIVDVNRETMVIELTGEETKIDALCEVLADHGIVEMVRTGKVALSRKPGAAKDSE comes from the coding sequence ATGCGCCATACGATCGCTGTGCTGGTCGAAAACCGCCCCGGCGTGCTGGTGCACATCGCCGGCCTCATCGCCCGGCGGGCCTTCAATATTGAGAGCATCACCGCCGGCTATACGGAAGAAGCCGACGTCACCCGCATCACCATCGTGGTGGAAGGCGACAACCGCAACCTGGAGCAGGTGGTCAACCAGCTCTCCAAACTGGTCGACGTGATCAAAATCGTGGAGCTGACGGCGGAACCCTTGATCGAGCGGGAACTGGCGCTGATCAAGGTGAAGGCCCGACCGGAGACCCGTTCTGACATCGTTGACATCGTCGAGATCTTCCGCGCCAAGATCGTCGATGTGAACCGAGAGACGATGGTCATCGAACTGACCGGCGAAGAGACGAAGATCGACGCCCTTTGCGAGGTCCTGGCTGACCACGGCATCGTCGAGATGGTCCGCACCGGCAAAGTGGCCCTGTCACGCAAGCCTGGCGCCGCCAAGGATTCTGAATAG
- the fni gene encoding type 2 isopentenyl-diphosphate Delta-isomerase, translated as MDIRQQRKLDHIRQALALDDGPLSNGFNDVRLLHDALPTVDFRAVDLSVPWMGKRLTMPLLINAITGGTSLVTEINRRLARLAARNGVAVAVGSQAAALRDPRLRDSYRVMRDENPDGVVFANVNPNTPAEKALEAVNMLEADGLQVHLNPAQELAMAEGDRDFRHWSGNIAELVRHCPVPLIVKEVGAGISMETAKRLLDLGVRCIDVGGAGGTNFVAIELRRQGQSIPAFESWGIPTAASLAETVWTVESRQPSGDKATVIASGGIRDGWEAAKALSMGASLVGIAGAPLKGLLGGSPGAFSPSGNAEGDKAAQGWIDSFRHALQVNLALTGSSRVADLRNRPCLLTGALRDWLDLRGVPAAFWARRSGEE; from the coding sequence TTGGACATTCGCCAGCAACGCAAACTTGATCACATCCGGCAAGCCCTCGCCCTGGACGACGGTCCCCTCTCGAACGGATTTAACGACGTGCGGCTCCTCCATGACGCCCTTCCGACGGTTGATTTTCGCGCCGTCGATCTGTCCGTACCGTGGATGGGCAAAAGGCTGACCATGCCGTTGCTGATCAACGCCATCACGGGAGGAACATCGCTGGTGACGGAGATCAACCGCCGCCTGGCGCGACTGGCCGCCCGCAACGGCGTGGCCGTCGCCGTCGGTTCCCAGGCGGCGGCGTTGCGCGATCCCCGGCTGCGCGATTCCTACCGGGTGATGCGCGACGAAAACCCTGACGGCGTCGTCTTCGCCAATGTCAACCCGAACACGCCGGCCGAAAAAGCGCTGGAAGCGGTCAACATGCTGGAAGCCGACGGGCTGCAGGTGCACTTGAACCCGGCGCAGGAACTGGCCATGGCGGAAGGGGACCGAGATTTCCGCCACTGGTCCGGGAACATCGCCGAACTGGTCCGCCATTGCCCCGTGCCGCTCATCGTCAAAGAGGTCGGCGCCGGCATCTCGATGGAGACGGCGAAGCGTCTCCTCGACCTTGGCGTCCGCTGCATTGATGTGGGCGGCGCCGGGGGCACCAACTTCGTGGCTATCGAACTCCGCCGCCAAGGGCAAAGCATCCCTGCCTTTGAGTCCTGGGGCATCCCGACAGCGGCCAGCCTAGCGGAAACGGTCTGGACTGTTGAAAGCAGGCAGCCGTCCGGCGACAAGGCGACAGTCATCGCCAGCGGCGGTATCCGCGACGGCTGGGAGGCCGCTAAGGCGCTGTCCATGGGCGCCTCGCTGGTCGGCATCGCCGGCGCGCCGCTCAAAGGTCTGCTCGGCGGCAGTCCGGGCGCTTTCAGTCCGTCAGGGAACGCCGAGGGCGACAAGGCGGCCCAAGGCTGGATCGACAGCTTCCGTCACGCCCTCCAAGTCAACCTGGCATTGACCGGCTCTTCCCGCGTCGCCGATTTGCGCAACCGTCCCTGTCTCTTGACCGGCGCGCTCCGCGACTGGCTCGACCTGCGGGGCGTTCCGGCGGCATTCTGGGCGCGACGGTCCGGCGAAGAGTGA
- a CDS encoding methyl-accepting chemotaxis protein has product MAENPELGAAFASGDRERIGLYLARLFAYTKERMKFDVLEAGDLAGKVVYRAHNPTKFGDDKSKDALIGKAITGEKINGIDRGNSGLGIRSVVPVRYEGQLVGTLQAGVLMKDELVLLKALTGLDFSLIEEGKSAASTSAFDPMGVISDLDVQAKEARSLLRGDRAYMVKPIMDNNGRLLAHLLLEQDRSAAVQARNSMVGASGGVAFGFLVLALIVGVLYSRRITGPILRLESAMAQLAEGDLRVALSSDRQDELGDLTRSLNTMQRGLRSLVEQVQSSADGINGLAKDLDRAGHDISRSAEEIARAVQHVAAAAASQAGDLQRQVETVQGAGMDVAATKDASDAMNQAAQESLALVRQGRQAVADLTAVNRMNHEAASAIGATVKELLAGSQVIHTFVDTIAAVAGETNLLALNAAIEAAHAGEAGRGFAVVSGEVRKLAERSSEEAEKVAKAVEALGVQIAQVARSAEALREITEKERHTVEQVAALIAGVGVKAEGLVTQVNQIVLQMNHLEQGNRNILESVEKLQCFSEEAAAGTEEVAAASQEQQEGTDQVTDTIGNLFQMSEALRLVSKRFQL; this is encoded by the coding sequence ATGGCCGAAAACCCTGAGTTGGGGGCTGCTTTTGCGAGCGGAGACCGGGAACGGATAGGGCTTTACTTGGCCCGCCTCTTTGCTTATACGAAAGAACGGATGAAATTCGACGTCCTGGAAGCGGGCGACCTCGCGGGCAAGGTGGTCTACCGGGCTCACAATCCGACAAAATTCGGCGATGATAAGAGTAAAGACGCCCTGATCGGCAAGGCAATCACCGGCGAAAAAATCAATGGCATCGATCGAGGCAACTCCGGTCTGGGCATCCGCAGCGTCGTGCCGGTTCGATATGAAGGGCAACTCGTCGGCACCCTGCAAGCGGGGGTGCTGATGAAAGATGAACTGGTTCTGCTCAAGGCGCTGACGGGCCTTGACTTCTCTCTCATCGAAGAGGGGAAATCGGCAGCCTCCACATCGGCCTTCGATCCGATGGGCGTAATTTCCGATCTTGATGTACAGGCGAAGGAAGCCAGGAGCCTCCTGCGGGGCGATCGTGCATATATGGTGAAGCCGATCATGGACAACAACGGCAGGCTGCTTGCCCACCTGCTGCTCGAACAGGACAGGAGCGCTGCGGTGCAGGCCCGCAATTCCATGGTGGGGGCGTCCGGAGGCGTCGCATTCGGCTTCCTGGTCCTGGCGCTGATTGTCGGCGTGCTGTACTCACGGAGAATCACAGGACCGATCCTGCGCCTGGAAAGCGCCATGGCCCAGTTGGCCGAGGGCGATCTGCGGGTAGCCCTGTCAAGTGATCGCCAGGATGAACTGGGGGACTTGACCCGTTCTCTCAACACCATGCAAAGGGGGCTTCGATCGCTTGTCGAACAGGTACAGTCTTCGGCAGATGGCATCAACGGGTTGGCGAAGGATTTGGACCGCGCCGGTCATGACATCAGCCGCTCGGCTGAGGAGATCGCCCGGGCAGTCCAGCATGTGGCGGCGGCGGCGGCGAGCCAGGCCGGCGACCTGCAGCGGCAGGTAGAGACGGTTCAGGGGGCCGGGATGGATGTCGCCGCGACGAAAGATGCCTCCGATGCGATGAATCAAGCCGCCCAGGAAAGCCTGGCGTTGGTCCGCCAGGGGCGGCAGGCGGTGGCTGACTTGACGGCAGTCAACCGGATGAATCATGAAGCCGCCAGCGCCATCGGCGCGACGGTGAAGGAACTGCTGGCCGGATCTCAGGTGATTCACACTTTTGTCGATACTATTGCGGCTGTTGCCGGAGAAACAAACCTGCTGGCGCTCAACGCTGCCATCGAGGCGGCCCATGCAGGGGAAGCAGGTCGCGGCTTTGCCGTCGTCTCTGGGGAAGTGAGGAAGCTGGCGGAACGCTCGTCAGAGGAGGCGGAAAAAGTAGCGAAGGCTGTCGAGGCGCTCGGTGTGCAGATCGCTCAAGTGGCGAGAAGCGCCGAGGCGCTCAGGGAGATCACAGAGAAAGAACGCCATACGGTGGAACAGGTGGCAGCGTTAATCGCAGGCGTCGGCGTGAAAGCGGAAGGTCTGGTGACGCAGGTGAATCAGATCGTTTTGCAGATGAATCACTTGGAACAAGGCAATCGAAACATCCTCGAATCGGTGGAAAAGCTGCAGTGTTTTTCCGAAGAAGCAGCCGCCGGAACGGAGGAGGTGGCCGCCGCCAGCCAGGAACAGCAGGAGGGGACCGATCAAGTGACCGATACGATCGGCAACCTCTTTCAGATGAGTGAAGCGTTGCGCCTCGTCAGCAAACGCTTTCAGTTGTGA